A single Fundulus heteroclitus isolate FHET01 chromosome 4, MU-UCD_Fhet_4.1, whole genome shotgun sequence DNA region contains:
- the LOC105937698 gene encoding CUB and zona pellucida-like domain-containing protein 1, which translates to MKVEVEKDSFFGLEEEHLRLSDPSNTICSLDRLSNNTHIVAIIPLNGCGTEIEEDDEYLIFKNEITTVEDDPNELITRKHLVEARFYCQYPKRGNVTLSFSAHRKNVTVWEKGFGKFTYQFEFYQDDQFGPIYDPNFYPLEFDVGDRIYMQIDASTSINNTEMFVESCRAAPYDNPNFHPTYSIIENGCKVHPTVQTHPTSNDRQFRFSMDAFRFIGLPDQVYISCTVMMCEAGNPNTRCSRGCMNSTWSNVRRKREAMIQSGMHFVSQGPLRLKREADLRGGSAFNLNLNLVFVAGCLLVAVGMVCGVLIYKTKASRVKYQPLSSYEN; encoded by the exons ATGAAGGTGGAGGTTGAGAAAGATTCCTTCTTTGGACTTGAGGAGGAACATCTTCGCCTCAGTGACCCCAGCAACACCATCTGCAGCCTTGACAGGCTCTCCAACAACACTCACATAGTCGCCATCATCCCCCTCAATGGCTGCGGTACTGAGATCGAG GAAGACGATGAGTACCTAATTTTCAAGAATGAGATCACCACAGTGGAGGACGACCCGAATGAGCTGATCACCAGGAAGCACCTGGTGGAGGCCCGGTTCTACTGCCAGTACCCCAAACGGGGCAATGTGACCCTGAGCTTCTCAGCACACAGAAAGAACGTCACAGTATGGGAGAAAGGCTTCGGCAAGTTCACCTACCAGTTCGAGTTCTACCAGGATGACCAGTTTGGACCCATTTATGACCCAAACTTTTACCCACTGGAGTTTGACGTCGGAGACAGGATCTACATGCAGATAGATGCCAGCACCTCTATCAACAACACAGAGATGTTTGTGGAGTCCTGCAGAGCTGCACCGTATGACAACCCCAACTTCCACCCAACCTACTCCATCATTGAGAACGG ATGCAAAGTTCACCCGACTGTGCAGACCCATCCGACCTCCAACGACAGACAGTTCAGGTTCAGCATGGATGCCTTTAGGTTTATCGGACTACCTGATCAG GTGTACATCAGCTGCACAGTCATGATGTGTGAAGCAGGGAATCCCAACACCAGGTGCTCACGGGGATGCATGAACTCCACATGGTCCAATGTCCGCAGAAAGAGAGAGGCTATGATCCAGAGTGGAATGCACTTCGTTTCCCAGGGTCCTCTGCGTCTGAAGCGTGAAGCAGACCTCAGAGGAGGCTCAG CGTTCAACCTGAACCTGAACCTGGTCTTTGTTGCTGGATGTCTTCTTGTTGCCGTTGGGATGGTCTGCGGCGTCCTCATCTACAAAACCAAAGCCTCCAGGGTCAAATATCAACCTCTGTCCTCCTACGAAAACTAA